One window from the genome of Epinephelus moara isolate mb chromosome 5, YSFRI_EMoa_1.0, whole genome shotgun sequence encodes:
- the cep20 gene encoding lisH domain-containing protein FOPNL, whose translation MATITELKCAVRETLESRGVLGQLKARIRAEVFSALDDQREPRPPLSHENLLINELIREYLEFNKYRYTASVLTAESGQPEVPLDRQFLANELKVSEDLSSKSVPLLYGLVSHFVNSSDNSGKVFLRGSSLPATSNTAPGPDA comes from the exons ATGGCGACCATCACTGAACTCAAGTGTG CGGTGAGGGAAACGCTGGAGTCCCGTGGTGTCCTGGGTCAGTTGAAGGCTCGTATCCGAGCAGAGGTGTTCAGCGCCCTGGATGACCAGCGGGAGCCTCGTCCGCCCCTGTCCCACGAAAACCTGCTCATCAACGAGCTCATCCGGGAGTACCTGGAGTTCAACAAGTACAGATACACTGCGTCTGTACTGACAGCAG aGTCCGGCCAACCTGAAGTTCCCTTGGACAGACAGTTCCTGGCAAATGAGCTGAAAGTTTCAGAGGATCTGAGCTCCAAGTCTGT ACCTCTCCTCTATGGCCTGGTGAGCCACTTTGTGAACAGCAGTGACAACAGTGGAAAGGTATTTCTGCGGGGTTCCTCTCTGCCTGCTACCAGCAACACAGCACCTGGACCAGATGCCTAA